A region from the Flavobacterium enshiense genome encodes:
- a CDS encoding formimidoylglutamase, producing MEKLIRFTVSDLTKITNHRNTEIKFGERIQTVPKEIDIIEFLKTSSAEFVLLGIPEDIGVRANLGRRGTASAWESAVKSLVNIQNNKFCKGSRVILLGTLNVREEMEAAANLDITNKDDKKVFFKLIDKIDKEVSHIICQIIKAGKTPIVIGGGHNNAYGNIKGLALAKGKPVNAVNFDAHTDFRALEGRHSGNGFSYAYEEGFLKKYFIFGLHESYTSKSILESIKRTEDKIKFNTYEEIAVRKEKNFETEMELAQKHVGSDPFGIEIDLDAVPNIPSSAMTLSGFSVEQLRQFLHYFGQNDNASYLHICEGAPDLDFDKNNHLVGKLIAYLITDFMKAKSNK from the coding sequence ATGGAGAAACTCATCCGTTTTACAGTAAGTGATCTGACAAAAATCACCAATCACAGAAATACAGAAATCAAGTTTGGAGAACGGATTCAAACAGTTCCGAAAGAAATCGATATTATTGAATTCCTTAAAACAAGTTCTGCCGAATTTGTTCTTTTAGGAATTCCGGAAGATATTGGAGTACGGGCTAATTTAGGGCGTCGGGGAACGGCTTCGGCTTGGGAAAGCGCTGTAAAAAGTCTTGTAAACATCCAAAACAATAAATTCTGCAAAGGAAGTCGGGTTATTCTTCTTGGTACGCTCAACGTAAGGGAAGAAATGGAAGCTGCAGCCAATCTGGACATTACCAATAAAGACGACAAAAAGGTATTTTTTAAACTTATTGATAAAATCGACAAAGAAGTATCGCATATTATCTGTCAGATTATCAAAGCAGGAAAAACTCCGATTGTAATTGGTGGCGGACATAATAACGCCTACGGGAATATCAAAGGCCTGGCCTTAGCAAAAGGAAAACCGGTAAATGCAGTTAATTTCGATGCTCATACCGATTTTAGAGCATTGGAAGGAAGACATAGTGGAAACGGATTTTCCTATGCTTACGAAGAAGGTTTCCTGAAAAAATATTTCATTTTCGGTTTACATGAAAGCTATACTTCCAAGAGTATTTTGGAAAGCATCAAAAGAACTGAAGACAAAATCAAATTCAATACTTATGAAGAAATAGCTGTTCGAAAAGAGAAAAACTTCGAAACAGAAATGGAACTGGCCCAAAAACATGTCGGTAGCGACCCATTCGGTATTGAAATCGATTTGGATGCTGTACCAAACATTCCGAGCAGCGCCATGACATTGAGCGGTTTTTCAGTTGAGCAGTTGCGACAGTTTCTGCATTATTTCGGACAGAATGACAATGCTTCTTACCTACATATTTGTGAAGGTGCTCCCGATTTGGATTTTGATAAAAACAACCATCTTGTCGGTAAATTAATCGCCTATCTGATAACCGATTTCATGAAAGCGAAATCGAATAAATAA
- the hutI gene encoding imidazolonepropionase has product MKILIKNIKELLQVRESNIDKVSGAEMAVLPKIENAFLIIENNLIADFGTMRNCPDGHFDKVIDAAGKAVLPTWVDSHTHIVYAGNRVQEFVDRINGLSYEEIANRGGGILNSAKKLNATSEEEIYNQSKVRLEEVMQQGTGAVEIKSGYGLTVEGELKMLRVIKRLSENFPIKIKSTFLGAHAFPMEYKEDHSAYIDLIINEMLPRIAKENLADYIDAFLETGYFSIEETERIMEAGKQFGLRAKIHVNQFTTIDGIKACVKHDALSVDHLEIVTDDDITALKDSKTMPVALPSCSYFISIPYTPARRMISAGLPLALASDFNPGTTPSGNMNFVVATACIKMKMTPEEAINAATINGAYAMGISETHGSITKGKSASIIITKPLTSYYQLPYAFGTNLIEQVIINGKLI; this is encoded by the coding sequence ATGAAAATACTTATCAAAAATATAAAAGAACTTTTACAGGTTCGCGAAAGCAACATCGACAAAGTTTCGGGTGCCGAAATGGCAGTTTTACCAAAAATTGAAAATGCTTTTTTAATTATTGAAAACAACCTTATTGCCGATTTCGGAACAATGCGCAACTGTCCGGATGGTCATTTTGACAAAGTTATTGATGCTGCCGGAAAAGCAGTACTTCCAACATGGGTCGACAGTCATACCCATATTGTTTATGCCGGTAATCGTGTACAAGAATTCGTAGATCGCATCAACGGGCTGAGTTATGAAGAAATTGCAAATCGTGGCGGAGGGATTTTAAACTCGGCAAAAAAACTTAACGCCACTTCCGAAGAAGAAATTTACAACCAATCGAAAGTGCGCCTGGAAGAAGTTATGCAACAGGGAACCGGTGCTGTGGAAATTAAATCCGGTTACGGCTTAACTGTTGAAGGCGAATTGAAAATGCTAAGAGTTATCAAAAGGCTTTCCGAAAACTTTCCGATAAAAATCAAGTCTACTTTTCTTGGAGCGCATGCTTTTCCGATGGAATACAAAGAAGACCATTCTGCTTACATCGATCTAATTATCAACGAAATGCTTCCAAGAATTGCGAAAGAAAATTTAGCTGATTATATTGATGCTTTCCTGGAGACAGGCTATTTCTCAATAGAAGAAACAGAACGGATTATGGAAGCCGGAAAACAATTCGGACTGAGAGCAAAAATCCATGTAAATCAGTTTACAACAATCGACGGAATTAAAGCCTGCGTAAAGCATGATGCCTTATCGGTCGATCATTTAGAAATTGTAACCGACGATGATATCACAGCTTTAAAAGACAGCAAAACCATGCCAGTTGCCTTACCAAGCTGTTCTTACTTTATAAGTATTCCTTATACTCCGGCACGAAGAATGATTTCGGCTGGATTACCATTAGCGCTGGCATCCGATTTCAATCCGGGAACAACTCCTTCAGGAAATATGAATTTTGTAGTAGCAACTGCCTGCATCAAAATGAAAATGACTCCCGAAGAAGCAATTAATGCAGCAACAATCAACGGAGCATATGCCATGGGAATTTCCGAAACACACGGGAGTATTACCAAAGGAAAATCTGCGAGTATTATAATCACCAAACCGCTTACCTCCTATTATCAACTGCCATATGCTTTTGGAACCAATTTGATTGAACAGGTTATCATCAACGGAAAATTGATTTAA
- the corA gene encoding magnesium/cobalt transporter CorA: MRKIKYKKGRKAQPNFYEYTGVHRTHPVEMQLFVYDENRYEEYQKVQLKKVDEELKDKRQVNDVKWLNIHGLHDLELVKNVGNLLQVEPYIIGDILNTTRRTKMEELNDTLFFSIKSILPEEDLYSVRVEQISFILKENLLVSFQEKKSDFFTHIRERIRTNSGIVCKKKNDYLLYLLLDAVMENFYITIENYEDRIEALMVESKTNHRQDVLIRIENNRENLNFLKRSIVPLRDALFSLKSFQDDRDYNGIEVANYTFFARLHQKCLELLEQIDYDLNSLDSASHFHFSAQSQRMNEIMKTLTVVSVVFIPLTFIVGVYGMNFDYMPELRQQNGYFLVLGFMFLVVVGMVFYFKKKRWF; encoded by the coding sequence TTGAGGAAGATTAAATACAAGAAAGGACGTAAAGCGCAACCTAATTTTTACGAATACACGGGGGTTCACAGAACGCATCCTGTGGAAATGCAGTTGTTTGTATATGATGAAAATCGCTATGAAGAATACCAGAAAGTACAGTTAAAGAAGGTAGATGAGGAGCTTAAAGATAAACGTCAGGTAAATGATGTTAAGTGGTTAAATATACACGGTTTGCATGATTTGGAACTGGTGAAAAACGTTGGTAATCTCCTGCAGGTGGAGCCCTATATAATCGGTGATATTCTGAATACCACGCGTCGTACAAAAATGGAAGAACTTAATGATACATTGTTCTTCAGTATTAAATCGATTTTACCGGAAGAAGATTTATACAGTGTCCGTGTAGAACAAATCAGTTTTATCCTTAAAGAAAATCTTTTGGTTTCTTTTCAGGAAAAAAAGAGTGACTTTTTCACGCATATCCGCGAGCGTATCAGAACCAATTCCGGAATAGTATGCAAAAAAAAAAACGATTACCTTTTGTATCTTTTGCTGGATGCTGTCATGGAAAATTTCTATATCACTATTGAGAATTATGAAGACCGTATTGAAGCGCTAATGGTTGAATCTAAAACGAATCACCGTCAGGATGTTTTGATACGAATAGAAAATAACCGTGAAAATCTTAATTTCCTGAAACGTTCTATTGTTCCGCTAAGGGATGCCTTGTTCAGTCTGAAGAGTTTTCAGGACGACAGGGATTACAATGGAATAGAAGTTGCCAATTATACTTTTTTCGCCCGTTTGCATCAAAAATGCCTCGAGCTTCTGGAGCAGATAGATTACGATTTGAATTCGTTGGATAGTGCTTCTCATTTTCATTTTTCGGCGCAGAGCCAGCGAATGAACGAGATTATGAAAACGTTGACCGTGGTTTCAGTGGTGTTCATACCGTTAACCTTCATTGTAGGGGTATATGGAATGAATTTCGATTACATGCCTGAATTGCGGCAGCAAAATGGCTATTTTTTAGTGTTGGGTTTCATGTTTTTGGTTGTTGTTGGGATGGTGTTTTATTTCAAGAAGAAAAGATGGTTTTAA
- the fumC gene encoding class II fumarate hydratase, whose protein sequence is MDFRIEKDTMGEVRVPSEKYWGAQTERSRNNFKIGEPASMPKEIIEAFAYLKKAAAYTNSDLGVLSTEKRDAIAQVCDEILAGQLSDNFPLVIWQTGSGTQSNMNVNEVIANRAQVLSGKKIGEEPFIKANDDVNKSQSSNDTFPTAMHIAAYKAIVETTIPGIEQLRDTLKSKSEEFINVVKIGRTHLMDATPLTLGQELSGYASQVNHGLKALKNTLSHLSELALGGTAVGTGLNAPEGYDVKVAEYISKFSGLPLKTAENKFEALAAHDAMVETHGALKQLAVSLNKIANDIRMMASGPRSGIGEIHIPENEPGSSIMPGKVNPTQCEALTMVCAQVMGNDVAITIGATQGHYELNVFKPLIAANFLESARLLGDACVSFNEHCAVGIEPNYARIKELVDNSLMLVTALNTKIGYYKAAEIAQTAHKNGTTLKEEAVRLGYISAEDFDEWVKPEDMV, encoded by the coding sequence ATGGACTTCCGAATAGAAAAAGATACTATGGGTGAGGTACGTGTTCCTTCAGAAAAATACTGGGGTGCACAAACCGAACGATCAAGAAACAATTTTAAAATTGGTGAACCGGCTTCCATGCCAAAAGAAATTATTGAGGCTTTTGCTTATTTGAAAAAAGCGGCAGCTTACACTAATTCTGATTTAGGTGTCTTGTCTACCGAAAAGCGTGATGCCATTGCTCAAGTTTGTGATGAAATCCTTGCCGGACAATTATCCGATAATTTTCCGTTGGTAATCTGGCAAACCGGTTCGGGCACACAAAGTAACATGAACGTAAACGAAGTCATTGCTAACAGAGCTCAGGTTTTGTCCGGTAAGAAAATCGGAGAAGAACCATTTATCAAAGCCAATGACGATGTAAACAAATCACAATCATCAAACGATACTTTTCCTACCGCGATGCATATTGCTGCCTATAAAGCTATCGTTGAAACCACTATTCCGGGAATAGAACAGTTGCGTGATACGCTAAAATCCAAATCGGAAGAATTTATAAATGTTGTCAAAATTGGCCGAACACATTTAATGGACGCTACTCCCCTAACCCTCGGACAGGAACTTTCGGGTTATGCGTCTCAAGTAAATCACGGATTAAAAGCACTAAAAAACACACTTTCCCATCTATCCGAATTGGCTTTAGGCGGAACAGCCGTAGGAACAGGTTTGAACGCTCCTGAAGGTTACGATGTGAAAGTGGCAGAATATATTTCAAAATTCTCGGGATTGCCTCTAAAAACTGCCGAAAACAAGTTTGAAGCATTGGCCGCTCATGACGCTATGGTAGAAACACACGGAGCCCTAAAACAATTAGCAGTTTCACTAAATAAAATCGCCAATGACATAAGGATGATGGCTTCGGGTCCGCGTTCCGGAATTGGAGAAATTCATATTCCTGAAAATGAACCGGGATCTTCCATCATGCCCGGAAAAGTAAATCCGACGCAATGCGAAGCTTTAACGATGGTTTGTGCCCAAGTTATGGGAAATGACGTTGCCATTACAATTGGCGCGACCCAAGGACATTATGAACTTAACGTTTTTAAACCATTGATAGCAGCTAATTTTTTGGAATCGGCCAGATTACTTGGAGATGCATGTGTTTCTTTTAACGAGCACTGCGCCGTTGGTATTGAACCAAATTATGCACGAATCAAAGAATTAGTCGACAATTCACTGATGCTGGTTACCGCTTTGAACACAAAAATAGGCTATTACAAAGCGGCGGAAATTGCCCAAACAGCACATAAAAACGGTACAACCCTAAAAGAAGAAGCTGTTCGCCTAGGTTACATTTCAGCTGAAGATTTTGACGAATGGGTAAAACCGGAAGACATGGTTTAA
- a CDS encoding TonB-dependent receptor domain-containing protein — translation MKNIKSLVTFLVLITSLFSFSQQNPQAQKVKVTGKVIEKSTNQPLEYASVYVQNTKNPSLVSGGMTDAKGEFSFDVPAGVYYIKIEFLGFKTVEFKDKAINSNTNLGVIAVVEDSKQLDEVVIVAEKAAVEIKLDKKVYNVGKDMTVKGGTASDVLDNVPSVSVDVDGNVSLRGNENVKILIDGKPSGMIGVNVAQALKQLPADAIEKVEVITNPSSRYEAEGGAGIVNIVLKKGKNQGINGSVTGTVGYPENYNLTGNFNFRGENFNFFTNLGYNNSTSPGNYLRNSEYTTPSPGSPTYIEETRENDRERRGKNNNFGLEWYLTKSLSWTNSVGFSKNEGGNPEDVNYYNYDANRELMYIRNRYNDQTNENDNLNFSSNITKNFKKEGHKLTADFSVSGNHDNDISIIKETILGSSAAPEITGTINFQKQNRTLAQTDYVLPIGKGQFEAGYKGDFSDMLTDYKVEEDIDPAVGPGSGIINEDLTNKLNYKEKINAVYSQYGSKIGKFSYLAGLRFEDSNIDINLLTTNEFNNKKYNNLFPSLFLTYELAERSSVSVNYSKRINRPRGRLINPFSSYSSDIAYFKGNPDLDPSMTNAFDIGYMKQWDKLTLTTSVYLNHTENSFQFVQRESGKYAVTVVDGADIVDPNTGEIIVVGAPDIRIPVIETTPINLATEYRGGFEFTLNYTPYKWWKLNGNFNFFRNETQGDYTYVNYLGETVIQDFNNIAFTWFTRVSSRITLPYAIEWQTNVTYNAPQENAQGKSLGVASANLAFSKDVLKDKGTVTLNVNDLFNSRKRIFDSNLPSAITHTEMQGRERQINLSFTYRFNKKKTDKDRQPKNVGEGEDFIGG, via the coding sequence ATGAAAAATATCAAATCTTTAGTAACTTTTTTAGTACTGATAACCTCGTTATTTTCATTTTCACAGCAAAATCCACAAGCTCAAAAAGTGAAAGTAACGGGAAAAGTTATTGAAAAATCTACGAATCAGCCTTTAGAATACGCTAGTGTTTATGTTCAAAACACGAAAAACCCTTCATTGGTTTCCGGAGGAATGACGGATGCAAAAGGAGAATTTTCATTTGATGTTCCTGCGGGTGTTTACTATATCAAAATCGAATTTTTAGGTTTTAAGACGGTAGAATTTAAAGACAAAGCCATCAATTCCAATACAAATCTTGGTGTAATTGCCGTTGTGGAAGATTCCAAGCAATTGGACGAAGTTGTTATCGTTGCCGAAAAAGCTGCAGTTGAAATAAAATTAGACAAAAAGGTATACAATGTCGGTAAAGACATGACTGTAAAAGGCGGTACTGCTAGTGATGTTTTGGATAACGTTCCTTCCGTTTCGGTAGACGTTGACGGAAATGTAAGCTTACGAGGGAATGAAAACGTAAAAATACTTATCGACGGAAAACCATCAGGAATGATTGGTGTAAACGTAGCGCAAGCCTTAAAGCAGCTTCCGGCAGATGCCATCGAAAAAGTTGAAGTAATCACTAACCCTTCATCCCGCTATGAAGCTGAAGGTGGTGCCGGTATAGTGAACATCGTTCTTAAAAAAGGAAAAAACCAAGGAATTAATGGTAGTGTTACCGGCACGGTGGGCTATCCTGAAAACTATAACCTAACAGGTAATTTTAATTTCAGAGGTGAGAATTTCAATTTCTTCACCAATCTTGGTTACAATAACAGTACGAGTCCGGGTAACTACCTAAGAAACTCTGAATACACAACCCCTTCACCCGGATCACCAACATACATCGAGGAAACAAGAGAGAATGACAGAGAACGAAGAGGAAAGAACAACAATTTTGGTTTGGAATGGTATTTAACCAAATCCTTAAGCTGGACAAACTCGGTAGGGTTTTCAAAAAATGAAGGAGGAAATCCAGAAGATGTAAATTATTACAACTATGATGCAAATCGTGAGTTAATGTACATCAGAAATCGTTATAATGATCAGACCAATGAAAATGACAACCTTAACTTCTCTTCCAACATTACCAAAAACTTTAAAAAAGAAGGACATAAATTAACGGCTGACTTTTCGGTTTCCGGAAATCATGACAATGATATTTCTATTATTAAGGAAACTATTCTAGGAAGCTCAGCTGCACCGGAAATAACAGGAACAATAAACTTTCAGAAGCAAAATCGTACTCTGGCACAAACGGATTATGTTTTACCTATTGGTAAAGGGCAATTTGAAGCCGGATACAAAGGAGATTTTTCCGATATGTTAACTGATTATAAAGTTGAGGAAGATATCGACCCTGCTGTGGGACCAGGTTCAGGAATCATCAATGAAGACTTAACAAACAAACTGAATTATAAGGAAAAGATAAACGCTGTTTATTCACAGTACGGTAGTAAAATAGGTAAATTCAGTTATTTAGCAGGTCTTCGTTTTGAAGATTCAAATATCGATATCAATTTACTGACAACTAACGAATTCAATAATAAAAAATACAACAATCTTTTCCCAAGCTTGTTTTTGACTTATGAATTAGCAGAAAGAAGCAGTGTCAGTGTAAATTACAGCAAAAGAATTAACCGTCCGAGAGGCCGTCTTATAAACCCGTTCTCAAGTTATTCCAGCGACATAGCCTACTTTAAAGGAAATCCGGATCTGGATCCTTCCATGACGAATGCTTTTGATATTGGATACATGAAACAATGGGATAAATTGACGCTTACTACTTCTGTTTATTTAAATCATACTGAAAACTCATTTCAGTTCGTTCAAAGAGAATCAGGAAAATATGCAGTTACGGTTGTTGACGGAGCAGATATAGTTGATCCTAATACAGGAGAAATTATTGTTGTAGGTGCTCCGGATATCAGAATCCCTGTAATCGAAACTACTCCAATTAACCTTGCAACAGAATACCGTGGAGGTTTTGAATTTACACTAAACTACACTCCATACAAATGGTGGAAATTAAACGGGAATTTCAACTTCTTCAGAAATGAAACGCAAGGAGATTACACTTACGTAAATTATTTGGGAGAAACTGTAATACAGGATTTCAACAACATTGCTTTTACCTGGTTTACACGTGTTTCTTCAAGAATTACATTACCATATGCTATTGAATGGCAAACCAATGTTACCTACAATGCACCACAGGAAAATGCACAGGGAAAAAGTTTAGGTGTTGCTTCTGCAAACTTAGCATTCAGTAAAGATGTATTAAAAGACAAAGGAACTGTTACTCTAAACGTAAATGACCTTTTTAATTCAAGAAAGAGGATTTTCGACAGTAATTTACCATCTGCAATAACTCATACAGAAATGCAGGGCCGTGAAAGACAAATCAACTTATCGTTCACATATCGTTTCAATAAAAAGAAAACTGATAAAGACAGACAGCCTAAAAATGTTGGTGAAGGCGAAGACTTCATTGGAGGTTAA
- the arsC gene encoding arsenate reductase (glutaredoxin) (This arsenate reductase requires both glutathione and glutaredoxin to convert arsenate to arsenite, after which the efflux transporter formed by ArsA and ArsB can extrude the arsenite from the cell, providing resistance.): MITIYHNPRCSKSREGVCLLEDNGIEFNTVKYLDEKISLEELTGILQKLNCKPIELVRTKESLWKESYKDQNLSDEELITVMAENPVLIERPIIINGNKAVIGRPTEKILEII; the protein is encoded by the coding sequence ATGATTACAATCTATCATAATCCAAGATGTAGTAAATCCAGAGAAGGAGTTTGTTTATTGGAAGATAATGGCATCGAGTTTAATACCGTTAAATACCTTGATGAAAAGATCTCATTAGAAGAGCTGACCGGAATACTTCAAAAATTAAATTGTAAGCCGATTGAATTAGTCAGAACAAAAGAATCGCTTTGGAAAGAATCGTATAAAGATCAAAACCTTTCTGATGAAGAACTGATTACTGTTATGGCTGAAAATCCGGTTTTAATCGAAAGACCCATAATTATCAATGGTAATAAGGCGGTAATTGGACGACCGACCGAAAAGATTCTGGAGATTATTTAG
- a CDS encoding CPBP family intramembrane glutamic endopeptidase, translating to MFIEQIKNKDFNFILYLPVLLGFTGLMLANYLMTQDVSADALMDQMIESWGSNLTFVFVIIPLSLMCLGLLFWVKFIHRQSIRSLTTARKKVDWSRIFFSFGLWASVSALLTLLSYLSSPENFVFNFEPIPFFTFMILAVILIPLQTSFEEYLFRGYLMQGLGVITNSRFIPFLVSSILFGLMHIANPEVGKLGLVIMIYYIGTGFFLGIVTLMDDGLELALGFHAANNLIGALLVTADWTAFQTNSILKDISEPTAGFDIMVPVFIIFPMLLYIFAKRYGWSDWKGKLTGKLVQESDIETKEI from the coding sequence ATGTTTATTGAACAAATAAAGAACAAAGATTTTAATTTCATACTTTATCTGCCTGTTTTACTTGGATTTACAGGATTAATGTTAGCTAATTATCTGATGACTCAGGATGTGAGTGCCGATGCGCTTATGGATCAGATGATTGAAAGCTGGGGCAGCAATCTCACGTTTGTTTTTGTAATTATCCCATTGTCGTTAATGTGCCTCGGATTATTGTTTTGGGTTAAATTCATCCACAGACAAAGTATTAGAAGCCTCACAACAGCAAGAAAGAAAGTAGACTGGAGCAGGATTTTTTTCTCTTTCGGGTTATGGGCATCAGTTTCCGCTTTACTGACGTTACTTTCCTATTTGTCGTCGCCTGAGAATTTTGTGTTTAATTTTGAACCAATTCCTTTTTTTACTTTCATGATTCTGGCTGTAATTTTGATTCCATTGCAAACCAGTTTTGAGGAGTACTTATTTCGCGGCTATCTGATGCAGGGTTTAGGTGTAATAACCAACAGCAGATTTATCCCTTTTTTAGTTTCGTCGATTTTGTTCGGATTAATGCACATTGCTAATCCGGAAGTTGGGAAATTGGGTCTAGTTATCATGATTTACTACATAGGAACTGGTTTTTTTCTGGGAATAGTAACTTTAATGGATGACGGATTGGAGCTAGCTTTGGGATTTCATGCTGCCAATAACTTAATTGGGGCTCTTTTGGTTACAGCGGATTGGACAGCTTTTCAGACGAATTCAATTTTAAAAGACATTTCCGAGCCTACAGCCGGATTTGACATTATGGTTCCGGTTTTCATAATTTTTCCAATGTTGCTGTATATTTTTGCAAAAAGATACGGATGGAGTGACTGGAAGGGGAAATTAACTGGGAAACTTGTTCAGGAATCTGATATTGAAACAAAAGAAATATGA
- a CDS encoding AMP-binding protein, producing the protein MMDRFLKIHSDFKFNGKQYDSAGFYSFAKELTNSDEEFERHLSKFVLEWFDENDYVEVVTSGTTGTSKIIRLKKEAMVNSAIATAAFFDLKSNCKALHCLPMQYIAGKMMLVRAMVLGWYLDFVKPDLHPLDGNDNHYDFTAMVPLQVENSIERLHRVNKVIIGGAKLNPDLANKLKQLPTAIYETYGMTETITHIAAKRIQDTAFSVLPGIVVSADDRNCLIIDAPRLSDTKIVTNDVVELQEGNKFVWLGRFDNVINSGGVKLFPERIEEKLGGKIPYRFFVVGKPDASLGEKLVLVIEGGPYELETSLFDDLDKYEKPKEILFVPKFSETETGKIKRAETIK; encoded by the coding sequence ATGATGGATCGTTTTCTGAAAATACATTCTGATTTTAAGTTCAACGGAAAACAATATGATTCAGCCGGATTTTATTCGTTTGCCAAAGAATTGACGAATTCGGATGAAGAGTTTGAAAGACATTTGTCCAAATTTGTTTTGGAATGGTTTGATGAAAATGACTATGTTGAAGTTGTAACTTCCGGAACAACAGGAACTTCTAAAATAATCCGACTGAAGAAAGAAGCAATGGTGAATTCGGCAATAGCAACAGCTGCTTTCTTTGATCTGAAGAGCAATTGCAAAGCTTTACATTGTTTACCAATGCAATATATAGCCGGAAAAATGATGTTGGTTCGTGCGATGGTATTGGGCTGGTATTTGGATTTTGTAAAACCGGATTTGCATCCGCTCGACGGAAACGATAATCACTATGATTTTACGGCTATGGTTCCACTTCAGGTGGAAAATTCGATTGAGCGATTGCATCGTGTAAATAAAGTAATTATCGGAGGTGCAAAATTGAATCCGGATTTAGCCAATAAGTTGAAACAGCTTCCGACAGCTATTTACGAAACTTACGGAATGACAGAAACCATTACGCATATCGCGGCAAAACGAATTCAGGATACTGCTTTTTCTGTATTGCCGGGTATTGTTGTTTCTGCAGATGACAGAAATTGTCTGATTATTGATGCTCCCCGATTATCCGATACAAAAATTGTCACCAACGATGTAGTGGAGTTACAGGAAGGAAATAAGTTTGTTTGGCTGGGTCGCTTTGATAATGTGATAAACAGCGGAGGAGTAAAATTGTTTCCTGAAAGAATAGAGGAGAAGCTCGGAGGAAAAATTCCTTATCGTTTTTTTGTCGTTGGTAAACCTGATGCTTCGCTTGGGGAAAAACTGGTTTTGGTTATAGAGGGCGGTCCATATGAACTTGAAACATCTCTTTTTGATGATTTGGATAAATACGAAAAACCGAAAGAAATTTTATTTGTACCTAAATTTTCCGAAACAGAAACCGGAAAGATCAAACGAGCTGAAACTATAAAATAA
- a CDS encoding DoxX family protein — protein MDTVKNLNKWANSHTSYPLDVLRVALGIFLIVMGGVFITNKHYLHEIILNSMQNFGSEMLMIHYIASAHMMGGIMIIFGLLTRWAILAQIPILIGAIAVNFMGPFYTQNFILASVSLLVCIFFLFYGSGKHSADYYFKMQQ, from the coding sequence ATGGATACTGTAAAAAATTTAAACAAATGGGCAAACTCACATACCAGTTATCCGCTGGATGTGTTGCGAGTGGCACTTGGAATTTTTTTAATTGTCATGGGGGGTGTTTTTATCACAAACAAACATTACCTTCATGAAATCATTTTGAATTCGATGCAGAATTTTGGCAGTGAGATGTTAATGATTCATTACATTGCTTCAGCACATATGATGGGAGGTATAATGATTATCTTCGGGTTACTTACAAGATGGGCAATTTTGGCACAAATACCAATTTTAATCGGGGCGATTGCCGTTAACTTTATGGGACCATTTTATACTCAGAATTTCATTCTTGCATCAGTATCGCTGTTAGTTTGTATATTCTTCCTTTTCTATGGAAGCGGCAAACACTCAGCAGATTATTATTTTAAAATGCAGCAATAA